The sequence CGGCCCCGGCCTCCCGACGCGCATCATCCCAGGCCTGCGAAGGCATGAACGGCCATTGCTCGGCCGCGAATCGCCGTCCCGTTCCGGGGGCAATGTTCCTGCCCATCATCGCCGCCTCGATGGCTATGGTGCCGGAACCGCAAAAGGGATCGGCAAGGGCAATGCCCGGCTTCCATCGGCTAAGGTACACCAGGCCCGCGGCAAGCGTTTCCTTGAGGGCGGCCTCTCCCGCCGCGCTCCGGTATCCCCTCCTGTGGAGACCGGGGCCCGTGGAGTCCAGGTCTATGGTCGCGACGTCCCTGTTCAGGGACACCTCCACGCCGAAACGCGGTCCTGTCTCGGGAAAGCTCCCGCCGTGATAGGTCCTCTTCAGTGCCTCAATGATCGCCTTCTTGACGACGGACTGGCATGCGGGGACGCTGGAGAGTTTCGACCGGACCGATCTGCCCGTCACATGAACGGCCGCGTCGCGGGGCAGGATATCCCCCCAGGGCACCTTGAGGACACCCTGAAAGAGCTCTTCGAAATCGGACGCGGGGAACCGCCCCATTTCGACGAGGACCCTGTCGGCGCACCTCAACCAGATATTGGCCCGTGCCACGTCCCGTTCGGTGCCTGAAAACGATATCCGGCCGTTATCGGTCCCCGACTTCTCCAGGCCAAGATGCTTCAATTCGTGGGCCACCACAGATTCCAATCCGAAAGCCGCGGTGGCGGCAAGCCTGAACTCACTCATGGACCATCTCACCCCGAGACATACTCATCAACATCCTCCGCCCTCAAAACACCCGTCCCAAGCCCGCTTTTCTCCCTTGAAATCTGGAACGTGAAACCACAAACATCTTCAGTACCTTATCCTTCTGAGAAAAAGCCCCTGCGGAGGGGCGGTTGGGCCGGCGCGGTCGCGGTCTTTTGCCTCAACGATCCCTCTGAATCCCTCGAGGGTTATCTTTCCCTCACCGAGCAGCACAAGGGTGCCCACTATGTTCCTCACCATGTAGCGCAGAAAACCCGTTGCCTCGATGACTACATGGACAAAACTCCCTCTTCTCTTCACCCCGGCCATCAGGATCTCTCTTTCACAGCTTCGATAGAACTCCTTCTTCTTCTTGAAAGAGGCAAAATCGTGTTTGCCGACGAGTGACCGCGCCCCCTTGTTCATGATGGCGCTGTCGAGTTCGTACGGTATGTGCCAGGAGTACCGTATGGAGAACGGGGAATGGCGCGGCGCATTCTGTATGGTATAGACATAGGTCTTGCTCTTCGCAGAATACCTGGCATGAAACGACACGTCCCTCTCCACCGGGGACCCGACCCGGATGTCGTAAGGCAACATGCTGTTGAGGCCGCGCACGAGGCTGGCAAGATCGATCCCTTTCTCCGTGACGAAATTGACCACCTGGCCGAAGGCGTGCACGCCCGCATCGGTCCTTCCGGCACTAAACATCTTCACAGGGTGGTCGAGTATCTTCTCAATGGCGCCCTTGAGCGTTTCTTCGATGGTAACGCCGTTGGGCTGGCACTGCCAACCGTGATAGTTCGTCCCGTCGTATTCCACGACAAGGGATATGTTCCTCATTGGGTCCATCGCTGTTTTTTGAGGATAATTCCTGCAAATGTGCGGTTCACAACACCTGAAAGCCCCGGGTCATCGCGGTCTTTCGGTTTCAGGCTTCCTTTTCTCCGCGTCAGGCTTCTCAGTTCTCTCCGGTCCGCCAGGCTTCGCGTCCTTCTTCAACACCTCGGGTTTCGCCTGTGTCTCCGGCGCAGCCTTTGCCTTGTCTCTTTCTTCGAGCTTCCTGTAAAGCTCCTCGACCTCTTTCTTGAGGGCGATATTCTCGGCCTTCAGGAAGCTGTTCTCTTCCTTCATGACCCTCAGTTCCTCCTTGAGGCTCTTCGTCTCCCTGCTGCAGGAAGGCAGGAACAGGGCAAGACACACCGCGGCGACGATAAGGGTAAGGTATTTCATTGCCATTATTCTTCCACGATGCTCCGGCCGTTGTCAACTGCTTCCTGTAAATGTGCGTCGAGCGTCCGCATCATGCCGCTACTCTCATTTACACCCCTCCCGGAATATGGTACATTAACGCAAAAACCTACGAAGCATCCCGGAGGATCACAATGCAGTCATCTGTTGTCACCGTCCCCATCGAAGAGGAGATGAAGCGCTCCTATCTCGACTATGCCATGAGCACCATCATCGGCCGGGCGCTCCCCGATATCAGGGACGGATTGAAACCGGTTCACAGAAGAATACTCTATGCCATGTACGAACTCAACAACACTCACGACAAACCGTACAAGAAGTCGGCAAGGGTCGTCGGTGACGTCATAGGTAAGTTCCATCCCCACGGGGACCAGGCTGTCTACGACGCCATCACCAGAATGGTCCAGGACTTCTCCCTTCGCTATCCCCTTGTGGACGGCCAGGGCAATTTTGGCTCCGTTGACGGCGATGCCCCCGCGGCCATGCGGTACACGGAGATACGCCTGTCCCGCGTCGCGGAGGAGATCCTCAGGGACATAGAAAAGGACACCGTCCTCTTCAGACCCAATTATGACGACTCGCTCGTGGAGCCCATGGTCCTTCCTTCCCGCCTGCCCAACCTCCTCATCAACGGCTCCTCGGGCATAGCCGTCGGCATGGCGACGAACATCCCGCCCCACAATATGAAGGAGGTCATCAACGCCCTTGTCGCCTTCATCGAGAACAGCGACATCCCCCTGTCCGAGCTTATGGAGATACTACCGGGGCCCGACTTCCCGACGCAGGGCATCATTTTTGGAAGGCAGGGAATCATAGAGGCATACCAGTCCGGCAGGGGGCATATCGTCCTGCGCGCCAGGGCGGACATCGAAACGAGAAAGAAGGACGGCAGAGAGGCCATCGTCATCACCGAGATACCCTACCAGGTGAACAAGGCCCGCCTGATCGAAAACATCGTCGAACTCATCAACGCGAAGAGGATCGAGGGTATATCGAACATCAAGGACGAATCGAGCAGGGAGGGAATGCGGATAGTCATCGACCTCAAGAAGGGAGAGATACCCGAACCCATACTCAACAAGCTTTACAAGCACACCCAGCTCCAGACGACCTTCGGCATCATCTTCCTCACCATAGTCAACAACGAGCCCAAACTCCTCAATCTGAAAGAGATGCTCCACGAGTTCGTGGAATTCCGCAAGGAGATAGTCACAAAGAGATCGACGTTCGAACTCAACAAGGCGCTCGACAGGCTGCACCTCCTGGAAGGCCTCAAGACCGCCCTTGACCACATCGACGAGGTGATCGCCATCATCAAGGGTTCCGCCAATACGCCCGCGGCCCGTGAGGCCCTCATCGCGCGGTTTTCCTTTTCCGAGAAGCAGGCAACGAACATCCTCGAGATGCGGCTCCAGCGATTGACCTCTCTGGAGCGGACGAAGATACTCGACGATCACAAGAACACGTCCGACGAGATCGACCGATTGAGGCGGGTTCTGGCCGACGAGTCGCTCCTCATCGACATCGTAAAAAAGGAACTTGTCGAGATGCGTGACAGGTACGGGGACAAGCGCCTGACGGAGATCGTCGACTACGTCCCCGAGATAACCCTCGAGGATATGATCAAGGAAGAGGAAGTCGTGGTCACCATCACCAACAAGGGGTACATAAAGAGGACGTCCCTCGACCATTACAGGAACCAGATGCGCGGCGGCAAGGGAAGAACGGGCATCGTGGTCCGGGAGGAGGACTTCGTCGACCACCTCTACATCGCCTCCACTCACTCGAACATACTCTTCTTCACGAATATAGGCAAGGTCCACGCCGTAAGGGTCCACACCATCCCCGAGGCCTCCCTCACATCGAAGGGAAAGCCCGTCGTGCACCTCATCAATCTCGAGAAGGAAGAGCGGATAACGGCTGTCGCCCACGTCAAGGATTACGCGCCTGACAGGTTTCTTTTCTTCACCACGAAGAAAGGCCACGTCAAGAGGCTCAGTCTCGACCTCCTCAGGAACATCAGGTCGACGGGCATAAAGGCCATCACCCTGCCCGACGACGACAGCCTCATCAGCGTCCTCGAAACGGCGGGAGACGGTGAGATCATGATCGGTACGAAACTGGGCCTTGCGATACGATTCAACGAAACGGAGATACGGCCCATGGGCCGCTCCGCCTATGGCGTCCGCGGCATCCGCTTCAAAAAGGCCTCCGACGAGGTCGTCTCCGTGGAACAGGTCGACGAGTCATGCACGATCTTTACGGTCACGCAGAAGGGGTACGGCAAGTGCGCGCCCTGCTCCGACTACCGCCTGCAGGCACGCGGCGGTTCGGGGATCATCAACGTACGGTGCGGGATAAAGAATGGCAGTGTCGTGAGCCTTAACCGCCTGAGCGAGAAGCAAGACGTCATCCTTGTCACCGATACCGGCCGGACCATCAGGTTCCGTTCCA is a genomic window of Syntrophorhabdus sp. containing:
- a CDS encoding class I SAM-dependent RNA methyltransferase codes for the protein MSEFRLAATAAFGLESVVAHELKHLGLEKSGTDNGRISFSGTERDVARANIWLRCADRVLVEMGRFPASDFEELFQGVLKVPWGDILPRDAAVHVTGRSVRSKLSSVPACQSVVKKAIIEALKRTYHGGSFPETGPRFGVEVSLNRDVATIDLDSTGPGLHRRGYRSAAGEAALKETLAAGLVYLSRWKPGIALADPFCGSGTIAIEAAMMGRNIAPGTGRRFAAEQWPFMPSQAWDDARREAGAAANRERLRILASDIDESVIVKARRNARHAGVLSAITFRKGDFRDLPIPAKDGMVICNPPYGERSGDRKSAAEQAGEMGRLFGQFPAWSFFILTAFEGFEKHYGKRADRNRKLYNGRIQCYLYEYRSSNCVECQLISFS
- the truA gene encoding tRNA pseudouridine(38-40) synthase TruA, which translates into the protein MRNISLVVEYDGTNYHGWQCQPNGVTIEETLKGAIEKILDHPVKMFSAGRTDAGVHAFGQVVNFVTEKGIDLASLVRGLNSMLPYDIRVGSPVERDVSFHARYSAKSKTYVYTIQNAPRHSPFSIRYSWHIPYELDSAIMNKGARSLVGKHDFASFKKKKEFYRSCEREILMAGVKRRGSFVHVVIEATGFLRYMVRNIVGTLVLLGEGKITLEGFRGIVEAKDRDRAGPTAPPQGLFLRRIRY
- the gyrA gene encoding DNA gyrase subunit A, which gives rise to MQSSVVTVPIEEEMKRSYLDYAMSTIIGRALPDIRDGLKPVHRRILYAMYELNNTHDKPYKKSARVVGDVIGKFHPHGDQAVYDAITRMVQDFSLRYPLVDGQGNFGSVDGDAPAAMRYTEIRLSRVAEEILRDIEKDTVLFRPNYDDSLVEPMVLPSRLPNLLINGSSGIAVGMATNIPPHNMKEVINALVAFIENSDIPLSELMEILPGPDFPTQGIIFGRQGIIEAYQSGRGHIVLRARADIETRKKDGREAIVITEIPYQVNKARLIENIVELINAKRIEGISNIKDESSREGMRIVIDLKKGEIPEPILNKLYKHTQLQTTFGIIFLTIVNNEPKLLNLKEMLHEFVEFRKEIVTKRSTFELNKALDRLHLLEGLKTALDHIDEVIAIIKGSANTPAAREALIARFSFSEKQATNILEMRLQRLTSLERTKILDDHKNTSDEIDRLRRVLADESLLIDIVKKELVEMRDRYGDKRLTEIVDYVPEITLEDMIKEEEVVVTITNKGYIKRTSLDHYRNQMRGGKGRTGIVVREEDFVDHLYIASTHSNILFFTNIGKVHAVRVHTIPEASLTSKGKPVVHLINLEKEERITAVAHVKDYAPDRFLFFTTKKGHVKRLSLDLLRNIRSTGIKAITLPDDDSLISVLETAGDGEIMIGTKLGLAIRFNETEIRPMGRSAYGVRGIRFKKASDEVVSVEQVDESCTIFTVTQKGYGKCAPCSDYRLQARGGSGIINVRCGIKNGSVVSLNRLSEKQDVILVTDTGRTIRFRSSNIPVQKRGGLGVKLMGLREGEVISGVAIVEAAEDMMEESIDTTDSNE